The proteins below are encoded in one region of Triticum aestivum cultivar Chinese Spring chromosome 1B, IWGSC CS RefSeq v2.1, whole genome shotgun sequence:
- the LOC123125080 gene encoding U1 small nuclear ribonucleoprotein 70 kDa isoform X2, whose amino-acid sequence MGDYGNAMMRNQDAGVQSRVKAQSRANLLQLKLIGQSHPTGLTTNLLKLFEPRPPLEHKPPLEKRKLPAYSGMSQFVSRFAEPGDPEYAPPVPTCETRAEKKDRIRQLKLEEGAAKVAEELQLYDPQNDPNVTGDPYKTLFIARLGYETSEQKVKRDFEAYGPIKRVRLITDKVTNKPRGYAFVEYAHTRDMKSAYKQADGRKVDNKRVLVDVERGRTVPNWRPRRLGGGLGSSRIGGEDAAQKHSAREQQNAAGRPRSEEPRRDDRPADRDREKSRDRVRERDRDEKTRERSHDRTRDRDPREDRHHHRDRERTRDRDRERDQERDRGRDRRDRDRHKDHGRDRDQDRDRKRERSHGRGRDRDRDYERASHEQDPGRDRDYKRARHEHDRGHLQESEADYGNGELGYNQHEHHRSHEQYGYGLDGHERSKRHEHYRDDPHSKMATNHQGQPENAEPAVPEEGEAYEEGDYQHIQVGEYRN is encoded by the exons atgggcgACTACGGGAACGCGATGATGCGGAACCAGGATGCGGGCGTGCAGTCCCGCGTGAAGGCGCAGAGCCGCGCCAACCTCCTCCAGCTCAAGCTG ATCGGGCAGAGCCATCCGACGGGGCTGACGACGAACCTGCTGAAGCTGTTCGAGCCACGGCCCCCGCTCGAGCACAAGCCGCCGCTCGAGAAGCGCAAGTTGCCGGCTTACTCAG GGATGTCGCAATTTGTATCGCGGTTCGCAGAGCCTGGTGACCCGGAGTATGCTCCGCCTGTCCCCACGTGCGAGACTAGG GCTGAAAAGAAGGATAGAATCCGTCAACTTAAGCTTGAGGAAGGTGCAGCTAAGGTTGCTGAAGAGCTCCAGTTGT ATGACCCACAAAATGACCCCAATGTCACTGGAGATCCATACAAAACACTCTTTATTGCACGACTT GGCTATGAGACATCCGAGCAGAAGGTTAAAAGGGACTTTGAAGCTTATGGGCCTATTAAAAGG GTACGGCTCATTACTGACAAGGTAACAAATAAACCTAGAGGATATGCATTCGTAGAGTATGCGCACACTCGGGACATGAAAA GTGCTTATAAGCAAGCTGATGGGAGAAAAGTGGATAACAAAAGGGTGCTTGTTGACGTAGAGCGTGGTAGAACTGTTCCAAATTGGCGTCCTAGGAGATTGGGTGGTGGACTTGGATCAAGCAGGATTGGTGGTGAAGATGCTGCCCAGAAGCATTCTGCTAG AGAGCAACAGAACGCTGCTGGGCGACCCAGATCAGAAGAGCCTAGGAGGGATGATCGTCCTGCAGATCG GGATCGTGAGAAATCTCGTGATAGGGTACGGGAAAGAGATCGTGACGAGAAAACTCGTGAACGCTCGCATGACAGGACCCGTGATCGTGATCCAAGGGAAGATAGACACCACCATAGAGATCGTGAGAGAACTCGTGATAGGGACCGAGAACGGGACCAGGAGAGAGACCGTGGGCGTGACCGGCGGGATAGGGATAGGCACAAGGATCATGGCCGGGATAGAGACCAGGATAGAGACAGGAAACGTGAGCGCTCTCATGGCAGGGGTAGAGACCGTGACAGAGATTACGAGCGTGCAAGTCACGAACAGGACCCTGGCAGGGACCGAGATTACAAGCGTGCGCGCCATGAACATGATCGTGGTCATTTGCAGGAGAGTGAGGCTGATTATGGTAATGGTGAGCTTGGCTATAACCAGCATGAGCACCACAGAAGTCATGAACAGTATGGTTATGGCCTAGATGGACATGAGCGCTCAAAGCGACATGAGCATTACCGGGATGATCCACACAGTAAAATGGCAACCAACCATCAGGGGCAACCTGAAAATGCAGAACCTGCAGTCCCTGAGGAAGGGGAGGCATATGAAGAAGGGGACTACCAGCATATCCAAGTGGGTGAATACAGGAACTAA
- the LOC123125080 gene encoding U1 small nuclear ribonucleoprotein 70 kDa isoform X1: MGDYGNAMMRNQDAGVQSRVKAQSRANLLQLKLIGQSHPTGLTTNLLKLFEPRPPLEHKPPLEKRKLPAYSGMSQFVSRFAEPGDPEYAPPVPTCETRAEKKDRIRQLKLEEGAAKVAEELQLCKLFLKPHCPFRVIYICTTNIVIFKLFYVDDPQNDPNVTGDPYKTLFIARLGYETSEQKVKRDFEAYGPIKRVRLITDKVTNKPRGYAFVEYAHTRDMKSAYKQADGRKVDNKRVLVDVERGRTVPNWRPRRLGGGLGSSRIGGEDAAQKHSAREQQNAAGRPRSEEPRRDDRPADRDREKSRDRVRERDRDEKTRERSHDRTRDRDPREDRHHHRDRERTRDRDRERDQERDRGRDRRDRDRHKDHGRDRDQDRDRKRERSHGRGRDRDRDYERASHEQDPGRDRDYKRARHEHDRGHLQESEADYGNGELGYNQHEHHRSHEQYGYGLDGHERSKRHEHYRDDPHSKMATNHQGQPENAEPAVPEEGEAYEEGDYQHIQVGEYRN, encoded by the exons atgggcgACTACGGGAACGCGATGATGCGGAACCAGGATGCGGGCGTGCAGTCCCGCGTGAAGGCGCAGAGCCGCGCCAACCTCCTCCAGCTCAAGCTG ATCGGGCAGAGCCATCCGACGGGGCTGACGACGAACCTGCTGAAGCTGTTCGAGCCACGGCCCCCGCTCGAGCACAAGCCGCCGCTCGAGAAGCGCAAGTTGCCGGCTTACTCAG GGATGTCGCAATTTGTATCGCGGTTCGCAGAGCCTGGTGACCCGGAGTATGCTCCGCCTGTCCCCACGTGCGAGACTAGG GCTGAAAAGAAGGATAGAATCCGTCAACTTAAGCTTGAGGAAGGTGCAGCTAAGGTTGCTGAAGAGCTCCAGTTGTGTAAGTTGTTTCTGAAGCCACACTGCCCTTTTCGTGTTATATATATATGTACTACTAACATTGTTATTTTTAAACTATTTTATGTAGATGACCCACAAAATGACCCCAATGTCACTGGAGATCCATACAAAACACTCTTTATTGCACGACTT GGCTATGAGACATCCGAGCAGAAGGTTAAAAGGGACTTTGAAGCTTATGGGCCTATTAAAAGG GTACGGCTCATTACTGACAAGGTAACAAATAAACCTAGAGGATATGCATTCGTAGAGTATGCGCACACTCGGGACATGAAAA GTGCTTATAAGCAAGCTGATGGGAGAAAAGTGGATAACAAAAGGGTGCTTGTTGACGTAGAGCGTGGTAGAACTGTTCCAAATTGGCGTCCTAGGAGATTGGGTGGTGGACTTGGATCAAGCAGGATTGGTGGTGAAGATGCTGCCCAGAAGCATTCTGCTAG AGAGCAACAGAACGCTGCTGGGCGACCCAGATCAGAAGAGCCTAGGAGGGATGATCGTCCTGCAGATCG GGATCGTGAGAAATCTCGTGATAGGGTACGGGAAAGAGATCGTGACGAGAAAACTCGTGAACGCTCGCATGACAGGACCCGTGATCGTGATCCAAGGGAAGATAGACACCACCATAGAGATCGTGAGAGAACTCGTGATAGGGACCGAGAACGGGACCAGGAGAGAGACCGTGGGCGTGACCGGCGGGATAGGGATAGGCACAAGGATCATGGCCGGGATAGAGACCAGGATAGAGACAGGAAACGTGAGCGCTCTCATGGCAGGGGTAGAGACCGTGACAGAGATTACGAGCGTGCAAGTCACGAACAGGACCCTGGCAGGGACCGAGATTACAAGCGTGCGCGCCATGAACATGATCGTGGTCATTTGCAGGAGAGTGAGGCTGATTATGGTAATGGTGAGCTTGGCTATAACCAGCATGAGCACCACAGAAGTCATGAACAGTATGGTTATGGCCTAGATGGACATGAGCGCTCAAAGCGACATGAGCATTACCGGGATGATCCACACAGTAAAATGGCAACCAACCATCAGGGGCAACCTGAAAATGCAGAACCTGCAGTCCCTGAGGAAGGGGAGGCATATGAAGAAGGGGACTACCAGCATATCCAAGTGGGTGAATACAGGAACTAA